ATCCAGTGTCGGAAACCGTATCCTCACATAATCAAACAGCATGGTAAGCGGTGCGTCTGGATTGAATTTTTCCAGAGCTTCCAGAAGTTTTATTTTCATTTCCTCTGTGACCGCAACCTTGCCGGATTCGATACGGCTTAAATGTTCACGGCTGATTCCAGCCATGACCGCAAGTTTCGTCTGGGATACACCGTACTGCAAACGTTTGTCTGCAAAATCCTGTATCCACTCTGTATCATTCAGTGCGATACCCCCTTTACGAAAAAACTGTGACATTTTATATCCGATGTCACAGCAGTAAAAAAAGCTACCAAATGCTTGATTTCAGCCAAGAATCAGTAACTTTTGTGTATGTTTCCTTGTGATTTGTGCCCCTCTGTTAGATACCGAGGGGCTATTGTCTGCTGGCGTGGCTACCGCCACACCAGCAAGGCTAGTCCGTACCTGTGGCTTTCGCTTCGCACGCCACCTGTCCGTCCTGCCTTATGTGTGCAATCAGTCCATTTCCAGAGTAAATTTTTCTGGATTGTCCACAATATTGTATGTGCCGTCTATCTGGTTCTCCTGCCGATAGGAAAAGCTAAATGCCGAGTTGCCGGATTCAGCGTCTTTCTGGTTCTTGTAGACCGTAACAGAAAGTGCGTGGGGAATCTGAATATCATAACTGAAACGGACACTGTGAAAAGAGTTGTCCCTGCATTTTTCAAATATTTGTTCCGCACATTTCTGTTGATCGGTCACGACCAAAGTGTTGAGTATGACCGACACCCGTAGCTCATAATGGTTATCAGAGCCAGAGCCAGACGAAGAAGATACGTCCATCTGTCGTCCCCATTGCAGGTAAAACAGGATTCCTGCCAAGAGCAGAAGTATAGTGATTACTATAATTATTGTCCGTTTTCTTATCATTTTAATTTCCTCCGTACACCTGTATTACAGTACAAGTGTAGAGCAAAACAGCTTATTTTTCAATACAGCTATATTTATAATTTGATTAAAAGACGAGGTAAACAAAAATGACAGTATACATGGATTTAGAAAATCTTCTCAAAGAAAAGAATATCAGTAAAAACAAAGTCTGTGAAGCCTGTAATTTACAGAGGACACAGCTCAACAACTACTGCAAAAATAAAGTAACCAGAATCGACTTCTCCATCTTAGCAAAGTTGTGTGAATATCTGGACTGCACACCTAATGACATCTTGAAATTAAAGTAAGGCTTCGGATTGTTCGAGAGCCTTTTTTTCTGTTCTCCTTTCTGCAAGTTCCCCAATCGTACCCAAGAAATCATAGCCTTTGGGTACAAGGGGAGTGTAAAATTCTGATATGACACTTGTTCCCACATCACAGTATCCACGCCCTTTAATTCGCTTCTGGAAAAATTGTTTTTTCACATCACTTCCAAAGAGCATACCGTAACCAAGTTCACTCATGCGACCAAGCCCCACACGGAAGTTAAAGTTATCTCTGATACCGTCCCCGAAATATTTTGCGTCTGGACGCTGGCAAGCCACAATCAGAAAATAGCCAGCCTGTCTGCCAAGCATGACGATTTTCTTTAGCTGGCTTAACAGGGCGGTGCTTTCTTTTGTCGTGAGCATTTCCAAGAACGCCACATACTCATCAAATACAAGGAACTGTGGAGCAAGCCCCAGATAGGCATAGTTTTCCCCTGTACGGTAATTCGGGTGCAGTTTCATTTCTTCCGAGCGTGTGACCATGCCCTCATAAAAGGCATTGACGCACTCAATCATATCGTCTTTCGTGTGGTAGACATTTCCCATGACCGTTCCCAAGTCTGCAAGGTCAGCGTTCTTCGGGTCAAGAATGTATAAATTCGCATTGGTTCTTAGCAGGGCTTCAATGATGGTCAGCAGAAAATAGGTTTTTCCACCACCTGTACCACCGCAGATAAGGGCATGAGGAAGTGAATCATATTCCCACACCAGATTTTTCATTAACCATAGACCGCCGTTTTCAGCAATCACTTCATCAATCGAAATACGGTTCGCTATCATATCATAGAGCAGGGTGTATTCGATATAGCCGTCATGCAGTGTCTTGTCGGTCAGCTCACAGTACAGTCCTGATTCCAGTTTATCCTCTAAGGACAGGAGCTGTTCTTGATATTTTCCCATTGTAATTTCACACAGGATATGGAGCAATCCATTGTCCATCTGGTAGTAAATTTTCGGAAACCACACGATTTTTTCTCTTGATCTGCTTTGCAGGTCAGTGAAAAAAACGCTGTCTTTGGTGTTCTCCGCTTCATACCATTTATTTTCCAGCACCATGCGAGCCAGTTTTTGTCTGTGTAGCAACCGCTTGATACGGTCATATCCATAACGGTAGTAGAGAAAAGCGACCAATGCACAAACACCAGTCGCTATCAGAACCGTAATGGAATTGTAGGCAGTCCAAGTAATTCCGGCATGGAACAGGTTAAAATCTTTCCATTCTGTAACAAGAATCTGTCGCAGGTTCAGTAGCAGGAATACCGCAACAAACAGGAGCAACAGCCAGCCAATACAGAAATGATAGACCAGCGATTTGTCACTGGCACGAATCCTGTTACCTTTAGATTTTTGCCATACTTTCATATAAACTCCTTTCTTTGGACGTAAGAAAAGCAGTCAATCATGTAGACTAACTGCTTTGTGAATATAAGTATTGAATTGTAAAACTGGAATTTATAACAGTCCTTCTGCTTTTGCCCGAATCGCATAAAACTCTTGAAATGTATCTGGTTCTTCCATTATAGTTTCTTTCATAATTCTTAATCGCCGTTTACCAACTCGTCTATCCAATACAGCAAATATTTTTACGATTAAATTTTCACTTTTAAGACTCGCTTCAATATCTTGATTATCAAACTCTGCAAACGCATTATAAAAACAACGTTGGTCAAAAATACCCAATTTTATAGCTGTATCGTCCATATACGCATTTTCTACTTTCATGCGTTTCTCATATTTTTCGTCTTGAGGAAACATGTCTGCTTTCGCCCAATTGTTCCAATAGCATCCCTTGATGATTTCTTTTCCATCATATCTTATCGCCGCCCGTCCCTCATGGTCGTGACTCCTGCTATATGATGTTGCATAATACTGAATATGACCTTGCAGACTTTGAGCCAGATATTCCGTTTCCAACTTTTTCCTTATACCACTCCATGTTGCCATTCATTGTTCTCCTCAAATCCCGATTTGATTTTTTTATATTATATCAATTACATTTGAACAATACAATGAAAATCCATTAGTTACAAACTTATTTCTTCGGCGGTTGCTGGGGAGCATTGTTCTGTGGATTTCCGGCATGAGTGCCTTTGTTCTTCGGAACAATATCGTCTGCCTTTACATACCAGTCCACATCTGCACCACGGTAATTCGCATTGGCTACCGTATCTGCAACAGGATTGATAAGTTCCACTTCGGCATTGTAATCATAATCCTTTAATGGTACAGTCGCCGGAACGGATACCTGTATCATGCGTCCCTGTGTATTGCATTTTAAATCGTAAGTACGTTCCTTGATTTCTTCACTGACTGTTCCATCTTCATTCTGTACATGAACTTCACGGCGTAATGCGGAGAACTTCAACACTCCGAAAGTCTTTTCTTTATCAATGACGATTCCATTTGCTAATCTCATAATCTGAATACCCCCTTATTTATTTTCTGCTGGTAACATATCGTCTGCAAGTAAGATGTAATTGACAAATCCACGTTCTCCGATTTTATAGCCATCAGTAGTGATTCGTGGGTTGATAAGTTTTACTTTCTGCTCCGGCGAGAAATGTTTTTCGCCAGCTTTGGCAGGAAGTGTCACAACTACATCATCGGCTCTCTGCACATCGGAATACAGGTTGTAGCTTCTGGTAATGACAGCCATACGCCCGTTGATTCTCTGCTGTTCCGTAGTATTTTCTCCGGCAAACTCCAAGTTTCCGAATGTCTTTTCCATATTTGGTACGACAAATCTTAATTCCATGATAATTGACCTCTTTTCTTTCTATATATAAGTTCTTTCCTGCTGTACTTTGTGGGGAGCTACACTCCCCACGCCCCTAGTGGACTTCACGCCCCCGTAAATCAGAGCTTCACGGGAGCGTGAAGTTGCAAAAAGGGTGGCGACCTTGAACGCTCTACCAACCGCTACATTACCGCCTTATGATTTCTTTCTACGGCGTTTGAAGTAAAGCATACCGCCAAGCCCTACGCAGGAAAGACCGAGCATGGCAAGGTAAGCATAGATATTGGTATTGTCGCCTGTTTTTGGGCTGTCACTTGTCTTAACCGTAGATGGTGTATCCGGCGTGTCAGTATCCTTTGGTGTGTCTGGGACTTCCGGCACTTCCTTGATTGTCACAGTCTGTCCATCGTCTGTGATGTCCTTATGTTCTGTCACTTTCTTTGGTTCGTCTGGATTGGTCATATCGTATAATTCCTCAAATGTGACAAGGCTCTTTCCACCAAGAGAAGAACCATCAAAGGTAAATGCAATCTCAACCGTCATTTTTTCACTGTCGGCTGTAAACTCATAATCATTGGATACTTTCTTTCCATCAATCAGAAGTTCTGCATTTTCCTCTTTTAACATCTGCCAGCCGGAAAGTTTGTATTTTGTTCCAACTTCCAGACCATCTAATGTGACTTTATCCACAATCGTTACATCTTTTCCGGCTTCGATTTCTTTCTTGCCGTTCTTGTCCGTAGCGGTCGTATGGATTTTGATGATACGTTCTGTGATAAGAACCGTCTGTCCATCATCGTTGATGTCTTTATGTTCGGCAACCTTGACAGGCTCTTTCGGATTGCTCATATCGTACAATTCCTCAAATGTAACAAGGTTCTGACCGCCAAGAGCTGAACCATCAAAACTGTAAGTAATCTCAACCGTCATTTTTTCGCTGTCAGCAGTGAATGTGTAATCATTGTCTACACGTTTCCCGTCAATCAGAAGTTCGGCGTTTTCTTCCTTTAACATCTGCCAGCCGGAAAGTTTATATTTTGTTCCAACTTCCAAGCCATCAAGTGTGACTTTGTCCACGATCTTGATGTCTTTTCCGGCAACAATCATTTTTTCGCCTGTTTTCTTGTCGGTCG
The sequence above is drawn from the Dorea formicigenerans genome and encodes:
- a CDS encoding YdcP family protein produces the protein MRLANGIVIDKEKTFGVLKFSALRREVHVQNEDGTVSEEIKERTYDLKCNTQGRMIQVSVPATVPLKDYDYNAEVELINPVADTVANANYRGADVDWYVKADDIVPKNKGTHAGNPQNNAPQQPPKK
- a CDS encoding SF0329 family protein, producing MATWSGIRKKLETEYLAQSLQGHIQYYATSYSRSHDHEGRAAIRYDGKEIIKGCYWNNWAKADMFPQDEKYEKRMKVENAYMDDTAIKLGIFDQRCFYNAFAEFDNQDIEASLKSENLIVKIFAVLDRRVGKRRLRIMKETIMEEPDTFQEFYAIRAKAEGLL
- a CDS encoding FtsK/SpoIIIE domain-containing protein, encoding MKVWQKSKGNRIRASDKSLVYHFCIGWLLLLFVAVFLLLNLRQILVTEWKDFNLFHAGITWTAYNSITVLIATGVCALVAFLYYRYGYDRIKRLLHRQKLARMVLENKWYEAENTKDSVFFTDLQSRSREKIVWFPKIYYQMDNGLLHILCEITMGKYQEQLLSLEDKLESGLYCELTDKTLHDGYIEYTLLYDMIANRISIDEVIAENGGLWLMKNLVWEYDSLPHALICGGTGGGKTYFLLTIIEALLRTNANLYILDPKNADLADLGTVMGNVYHTKDDMIECVNAFYEGMVTRSEEMKLHPNYRTGENYAYLGLAPQFLVFDEYVAFLEMLTTKESTALLSQLKKIVMLGRQAGYFLIVACQRPDAKYFGDGIRDNFNFRVGLGRMSELGYGMLFGSDVKKQFFQKRIKGRGYCDVGTSVISEFYTPLVPKGYDFLGTIGELAERRTEKKALEQSEALL
- a CDS encoding YdcP family protein, whose translation is MELRFVVPNMEKTFGNLEFAGENTTEQQRINGRMAVITRSYNLYSDVQRADDVVVTLPAKAGEKHFSPEQKVKLINPRITTDGYKIGERGFVNYILLADDMLPAENK
- a CDS encoding helix-turn-helix domain-containing protein — protein: MTVYMDLENLLKEKNISKNKVCEACNLQRTQLNNYCKNKVTRIDFSILAKLCEYLDCTPNDILKLK